The proteins below come from a single Parageobacillus thermoglucosidasius genomic window:
- a CDS encoding DUF2529 domain-containing protein: MKIFATQMIGYLKKIAEEEAAFEDGARLLAQAIIGDGRILLHGFHEMEAVVIEALCGQDKLPKAVRLMENGHLRDDIDETDRVLLISRFSNDKDAIDLAERLKEQGLEIAAISAAVEAGQPSLVDIVDVHIDSKLRKPIIPKEDGSRIGFPAVITASFAYYCLLLTIYDILEEYE, translated from the coding sequence GTGAAAATTTTTGCGACGCAAATGATCGGCTATTTGAAAAAAATTGCGGAAGAAGAAGCGGCATTCGAGGACGGAGCGCGTTTGCTCGCGCAGGCAATTATCGGGGATGGCCGCATTTTGCTTCACGGTTTTCACGAAATGGAAGCGGTTGTCATCGAAGCTCTCTGCGGGCAAGACAAGCTGCCAAAAGCGGTACGCTTAATGGAAAATGGGCATCTTCGCGATGATATCGATGAAACGGATCGTGTTTTATTGATTTCGCGATTTTCCAATGATAAAGACGCCATCGACCTTGCCGAACGCTTAAAAGAACAAGGTCTTGAAATTGCTGCCATTTCCGCTGCCGTCGAAGCTGGGCAGCCATCGCTCGTGGATATTGTCGATGTCCATATCGACAGCAAATTGCGAAAACCGATCATTCCAAAGGAAGATGGCAGCCGCATCGGCTTTCCAGCAGTCATTACAGCCTCGTTTGCATACTATTGTCTGTTGCTTACCATTTATGACATTTTGGAAGAATACGAGTAG
- a CDS encoding CTP synthase translates to MTKYIFVTGGVVSSLGKGITAASLGRLLKNRGLNVTIQKFDPYINVDPGTMSPYQHGEVFVTDDGAETDLDLGHYERFIDINLNKYSNVTTGKIYSAVIRKERRGDYLGGTVQVIPHITNEIKERVFRAGQETNADVVITEIGGTVGDIESLPFLEAIRQIKSDVGRDNVMYIHCTLVPYIKAAGEMKTKPTQHSVKELRSLGIQPNVIVVRTEMPISQDMKEKIALFCDIDPKAVIEARDADTLYAVPLMLQEQKLDQIVCEHLKLDCKEADMTEWKALVEKVRNLSRTTKIALVGKYVELQDAYISVVEALRHAGYAFDTDIDIKWINSEHVNRENAADLLSDADGILVPGGFGDRGIEGKIEAIRYAREQKVPFLGICLGMQLASIEFARNVVGLKEAHSAEFDPNTPHPIIDLLPEQKDVEDLGGTLRLGLYPCKLLEGTLAYEAYQDEVIYERHRHRYEFNNQYRQIMEQHGFVFSGTSPDGRLVEIIELKDHPWFVASQFHPEFTSRPTRPQPLFRDFIKASLKQ, encoded by the coding sequence ATGACAAAATATATTTTTGTTACTGGCGGTGTCGTATCATCGTTAGGAAAGGGGATTACGGCGGCGTCGTTAGGCCGGTTATTAAAAAATCGCGGCTTGAATGTAACGATCCAAAAGTTTGACCCGTATATCAACGTCGACCCGGGAACGATGAGTCCGTATCAACATGGAGAAGTGTTCGTTACTGACGATGGCGCAGAAACGGACCTCGATTTAGGGCACTACGAGCGCTTTATTGACATTAACTTAAACAAATATAGCAACGTAACAACGGGAAAAATTTATTCTGCCGTGATCAGAAAAGAGCGCCGCGGGGATTATTTAGGGGGAACGGTACAAGTTATTCCGCACATTACGAACGAAATTAAAGAGCGGGTATTTCGGGCCGGCCAGGAAACAAATGCAGATGTTGTCATTACGGAAATTGGTGGAACGGTCGGCGATATCGAGTCATTGCCGTTTTTAGAAGCGATTCGCCAAATCAAAAGCGATGTCGGCCGCGACAACGTCATGTACATCCATTGCACGCTTGTTCCATATATTAAAGCGGCTGGCGAAATGAAAACAAAACCAACCCAACATAGCGTAAAAGAACTGCGCAGTCTTGGCATCCAGCCAAACGTCATCGTTGTTCGCACCGAAATGCCGATCTCTCAAGATATGAAAGAGAAAATAGCGCTGTTTTGTGACATTGATCCGAAAGCGGTCATTGAAGCGCGCGATGCGGATACATTATACGCCGTTCCGCTTATGCTTCAAGAGCAAAAATTAGACCAAATCGTTTGTGAACATTTGAAGTTAGACTGCAAAGAAGCGGACATGACAGAATGGAAGGCGCTTGTCGAAAAAGTGCGTAATTTGTCGCGGACGACGAAAATCGCGCTTGTCGGAAAATATGTGGAATTGCAAGATGCGTACATTTCTGTCGTAGAAGCGTTGCGCCATGCCGGATATGCGTTTGATACCGATATTGATATTAAATGGATTAACTCCGAGCATGTAAATAGGGAAAATGCGGCCGACTTATTGAGCGATGCGGACGGCATTCTCGTGCCAGGCGGATTTGGCGACCGCGGCATTGAAGGAAAAATTGAAGCGATTCGTTACGCGCGCGAGCAGAAAGTTCCATTTCTCGGCATTTGTCTCGGAATGCAGCTTGCCTCGATTGAGTTTGCCCGCAATGTTGTGGGGCTGAAAGAAGCTCATTCCGCTGAATTTGACCCGAATACACCTCATCCGATCATCGATTTATTGCCGGAACAAAAGGATGTTGAAGATTTAGGCGGAACGCTTCGGCTAGGTCTTTATCCTTGCAAATTGTTAGAAGGAACGCTCGCTTATGAAGCGTATCAAGATGAAGTCATTTATGAACGCCATCGCCATCGTTATGAATTCAACAATCAATATCGCCAAATCATGGAACAGCACGGCTTCGTCTTTTCCGGTACAAGCCCGGACGGCCGTCTTGTCGAAATTATTGAGCTAAAAGATCATCCTTGGTTTGTCGCTTCCCAGTTCCATCCGGAATTTACATCACGGCCGACAAGACCGCAGCCATTGTTCCGTGATTTTATTAAAGCATCATTAAAACAATAA
- a CDS encoding response regulator, translated as MGNKILIVDDQYGIRILLNEVFQKEGYTTYQAANGMQALEIVQKYRPDLVLLDMKIPGMDGIEILKRLKEIDQDIKVIIMTAYGELDMIQETKELGAMMHFAKPFDIDDLRAAVKRLLFS; from the coding sequence ATGGGCAACAAAATTTTAATCGTCGATGATCAATACGGCATTCGTATTTTGTTAAATGAAGTGTTTCAAAAAGAAGGATATACGACATATCAAGCCGCTAACGGCATGCAAGCGCTGGAAATTGTCCAAAAATACCGCCCTGATTTAGTATTGTTAGACATGAAAATTCCTGGAATGGATGGGATTGAAATATTAAAACGGTTAAAAGAAATTGACCAGGATATTAAAGTCATTATTATGACTGCTTACGGGGAGCTCGACATGATTCAGGAAACAAAAGAATTAGGCGCGATGATGCATTTTGCGAAACCGTTTGATATTGATGATTTGCGCGCGGCCGTGAAAAGGCTTTTATTTTCGTAG
- a CDS encoding 3-hydroxybutyryl-CoA dehydrogenase: MDVKTIMVVGAGQMGSGIAQVCAVSGYDVYLHDISQTQIDKGLAHIEKLLSRQVEKGKMTDAEKAAALSRLIPSTNLQNAAKVDLVIEAVVENMDVKTKLFAELDQIAPPHTILATNTSSLPITEIAAATKRPEKVIGMHFMNPVPVMKLVEIIRGLATADEVYETIEAITRKLNKVPVEVNDFPGFISNRVLMPMINEAIYALYEGVATKEAIDEVMKLGMNHPMGPLTLADFIGLDTCLYIMETLHEGFGDDKYRPCPLLRKYVKAGWLGRKTGRGFYTYE, translated from the coding sequence ATGGACGTGAAAACAATCATGGTTGTCGGCGCCGGACAGATGGGGTCCGGCATCGCCCAAGTATGCGCGGTGTCGGGATATGATGTTTATCTTCATGACATCAGCCAGACGCAAATCGATAAAGGGCTTGCCCATATTGAAAAATTATTGTCCCGTCAAGTAGAAAAGGGAAAAATGACCGACGCCGAAAAAGCGGCGGCGTTGTCGCGCCTCATTCCTTCGACCAATTTGCAAAACGCTGCGAAAGTGGATTTAGTGATTGAAGCGGTTGTCGAAAACATGGATGTGAAAACAAAATTGTTTGCCGAACTTGATCAAATCGCTCCGCCGCACACGATTTTGGCGACAAACACGTCTTCGCTGCCAATTACGGAAATCGCAGCGGCGACGAAACGGCCGGAAAAAGTGATCGGGATGCATTTTATGAACCCGGTTCCGGTCATGAAGCTTGTCGAAATTATCCGCGGGTTGGCGACCGCCGACGAAGTATATGAAACGATTGAAGCCATCACTCGCAAGTTAAACAAGGTTCCTGTTGAAGTCAATGACTTTCCTGGCTTTATCTCCAACCGCGTCTTGATGCCGATGATCAACGAAGCGATTTACGCGTTGTATGAAGGGGTGGCGACGAAAGAAGCGATTGACGAAGTTATGAAGCTCGGCATGAACCATCCGATGGGCCCGTTAACATTAGCAGATTTTATCGGGCTAGACACGTGCTTATACATTATGGAAACACTTCATGAAGGATTTGGCGATGATAAATACCGTCCATGCCCATTGCTGCGGAAATATGTGAAAGCCGGCTGGCTCGGCCGCAAAACAGGCAGAGGTTTTTACACGTATGAGTAA
- the icmF gene encoding fused isobutyryl-CoA mutase/GTPase IcmF — MAHIYRPKHHVRFVTASSLFDGHDASINIMRRILQASGAEVIHLGHNRSVDEIVNAAIQEDVQGIAVSSYQGGHMEFFKYMYDLLQERGASHIRIYGGGGGVIIPREIKELHEYGIARIFSPEDGRNLGLQGMINVMLEQCDFPTVTEITDELERLPKGDVQAVARLITLCENRVDAAHEAAAALEEVLEKAKALAKPVPVVGITGTGGAGKSSLTDELVRRFLNEIPDIKIAILSVDPTKQKTGGALLGDRIRMNSINTPRVYMRSLATRNSRSELSLAIKDAISVVKAAGFDLIIVETSGIGQGDAAITEICDISMYVMTSEFGAPTQLEKIDMIDYADLIVINKFERKGSEDAKRQVQKQYQRSHQLFDKDLSEMPVYGTIASQFNDPGTNTLFVALVDLINQKAGTNWKTNLKTVSNVEKHNVIIPNERRHYLREIAETVRNYHQRVKQQSEIARRLFQIEGAIEAAKERGESEDVIASLETLKQHYENELTPESKRILDSWEDLKAKYSAKQFVTKIRDKEIVTDLTTKSLAGLDIPKVALPKFKDYGEILRWVYKENVPGSFPYTAGVFPFKRQGEDPKRQFAGEGTPERTNRRFHYLCKEDKAKRLSTAFDSVTLYGEDPDYRPDIFGKIGESGVSVCTLDDMKKLYKGFDLCDPLTSVSMTINGPAPIILAMFMNTAIDQQVEKREKELGRPLTKEEYEEVKAYTLQTVRGTVQADILKEDQGQNTCIFSTDFALRMMGDIQEYFIQHKVRNYYSVSISGYHIAEAGANPITQLAFTLANGFTYVEYYLSRGMKIDDFAPNLSFFFSNGLDPEYSVIGRVARRIWAIVMREKYGANERSQKLKYHIQTSGRSLHAQEIDFNDIRTTLQALIAIYDNCNSLHTNAYDEAITTPTEESVRRAMAIQLIITKEFGLAKNENPLQGSFIIEELTDLVEEAVLKEFERLNDRGGVLGAMEMQYQRGRIQDESMYYEMKKHSGELPIIGVNTYLNPNPPSEEELNNIQLARATYEEKELQIRNLREFQERNKDKVEEALERLKQVAVSGGNIFAELMETVKVASLGQITRALYEVGGQYRRNM, encoded by the coding sequence ATGGCGCACATTTACCGTCCGAAACATCACGTGCGGTTTGTGACAGCGTCAAGCTTGTTTGACGGCCATGACGCGTCGATCAACATTATGCGCCGCATTTTGCAGGCAAGCGGCGCAGAAGTGATTCATTTAGGGCACAACCGTTCTGTCGATGAAATTGTGAATGCCGCCATTCAAGAAGATGTACAAGGCATTGCGGTATCTTCCTATCAAGGCGGGCATATGGAATTTTTTAAATATATGTACGATCTGCTTCAAGAACGCGGCGCCTCCCACATCCGCATTTACGGCGGTGGCGGCGGCGTCATTATTCCGCGAGAAATAAAAGAACTGCACGAATACGGCATCGCCCGCATTTTTTCTCCAGAAGACGGCCGCAATCTCGGGCTGCAAGGCATGATTAACGTCATGCTTGAGCAATGTGATTTTCCGACCGTAACGGAAATTACCGATGAATTGGAACGGCTGCCAAAAGGGGATGTTCAGGCGGTGGCCCGCTTGATCACGCTGTGCGAAAACCGCGTCGATGCCGCTCATGAAGCGGCTGCGGCGCTGGAGGAGGTGCTGGAAAAAGCGAAAGCGTTGGCAAAGCCGGTGCCGGTTGTCGGCATTACCGGCACGGGCGGAGCCGGGAAAAGCTCGCTGACAGATGAATTAGTGCGCCGTTTCTTAAACGAAATTCCGGATATCAAAATCGCGATTTTATCGGTGGACCCGACGAAACAAAAAACAGGCGGTGCACTTTTAGGCGACCGCATTCGCATGAATTCGATTAACACGCCGCGCGTGTATATGCGCAGCTTAGCGACGCGGAATTCCCGTTCTGAATTGTCGCTTGCGATTAAAGATGCGATCTCGGTCGTCAAAGCGGCAGGGTTTGATTTAATCATCGTTGAAACGAGCGGGATCGGCCAAGGCGATGCGGCGATTACCGAAATATGTGATATTTCGATGTATGTGATGACAAGTGAATTCGGAGCGCCAACACAGCTTGAAAAAATCGATATGATTGATTACGCGGATTTAATCGTCATTAACAAATTTGAACGAAAAGGCTCCGAAGATGCGAAACGTCAAGTGCAAAAACAATATCAGCGCAGCCATCAATTATTTGATAAAGACCTTTCGGAAATGCCGGTATATGGCACGATTGCGAGCCAATTTAACGATCCGGGAACGAATACGTTATTTGTGGCGCTTGTGGATCTCATCAACCAAAAAGCAGGAACCAATTGGAAGACCAACTTAAAAACCGTATCGAATGTCGAAAAACATAATGTCATTATTCCGAACGAACGCCGCCACTATTTGCGCGAAATCGCCGAAACGGTCCGCAACTATCATCAACGCGTCAAACAGCAATCAGAGATTGCCCGCCGTTTATTTCAAATCGAAGGAGCGATCGAAGCGGCAAAAGAGAGGGGCGAAAGCGAAGACGTCATCGCGTCGTTAGAGACGCTCAAGCAACATTATGAAAACGAATTAACGCCGGAATCAAAACGAATTCTTGATTCATGGGAAGATTTGAAGGCAAAATACTCGGCAAAACAATTCGTCACGAAAATCCGCGATAAAGAAATCGTAACAGATTTAACGACAAAAAGTTTAGCAGGGTTGGATATTCCGAAAGTGGCGCTGCCGAAATTCAAAGACTATGGCGAAATTTTGCGCTGGGTATATAAAGAAAATGTTCCGGGTTCGTTCCCATATACAGCAGGTGTCTTCCCGTTCAAACGGCAAGGAGAAGATCCGAAACGGCAGTTTGCCGGGGAAGGGACGCCAGAACGGACGAACCGCCGCTTCCATTATTTATGTAAGGAAGATAAAGCGAAGCGCCTAAGCACCGCGTTTGACTCGGTAACGCTTTACGGCGAAGACCCGGATTACCGTCCAGACATTTTCGGCAAAATCGGGGAAAGCGGCGTCAGCGTCTGTACGCTCGATGATATGAAAAAGCTGTATAAAGGCTTTGATTTATGCGATCCGCTGACATCCGTATCGATGACAATCAACGGTCCGGCACCGATTATTTTAGCGATGTTTATGAATACGGCTATCGACCAACAAGTCGAAAAGCGGGAAAAAGAGCTGGGCCGTCCGCTTACGAAAGAAGAGTACGAAGAAGTGAAAGCGTATACGCTGCAAACGGTGCGCGGTACGGTGCAAGCCGATATTTTAAAAGAAGACCAAGGGCAAAATACGTGCATTTTCTCCACCGATTTTGCCTTAAGAATGATGGGCGACATTCAAGAATATTTTATTCAACATAAGGTGCGCAACTATTATTCTGTTTCGATATCGGGATATCATATTGCCGAAGCAGGGGCAAATCCGATTACACAGTTGGCATTTACGCTTGCCAACGGCTTTACGTACGTCGAATATTATTTAAGCCGCGGCATGAAAATTGACGATTTTGCGCCAAACCTTTCGTTTTTCTTCAGCAACGGCTTAGATCCGGAATATTCGGTCATCGGCCGGGTGGCGCGCCGCATTTGGGCGATCGTCATGCGCGAAAAATACGGGGCAAACGAGCGAAGCCAAAAATTAAAGTATCATATTCAAACATCAGGCCGTTCGTTGCATGCTCAAGAAATTGATTTTAATGATATCCGCACGACATTGCAGGCGTTAATAGCGATTTATGATAACTGCAACTCGCTGCACACCAACGCCTACGATGAAGCGATTACTACACCGACCGAAGAGTCGGTCCGCCGGGCCATGGCGATTCAATTGATCATAACGAAAGAATTCGGTTTAGCGAAAAATGAAAATCCGCTTCAAGGTTCTTTCATTATTGAAGAACTGACCGATTTAGTGGAAGAAGCGGTGTTAAAAGAGTTTGAGCGCCTCAACGACCGCGGCGGCGTGCTAGGCGCGATGGAAATGCAATATCAGCGCGGGAGAATCCAAGACGAATCGATGTATTATGAAATGAAAAAACATAGCGGCGAGCTTCCGATTATCGGAGTGAACACATATCTTAATCCGAACCCACCATCTGAAGAAGAGCTGAACAATATACAGCTGGCGCGTGCGACATATGAAGAAAAAGAATTGCAAATTAGAAACTTGCGTGAATTCCAAGAGAGAAATAAAGATAAAGTAGAGGAAGCGCTTGAGCGCCTTAAACAAGTCGCGGTTAGCGGCGGCAATATTTTCGCAGAGTTAATGGAAACTGTAAAAGTTGCCAGCCTCGGACAAATTACGCGTGCCCTCTATGAAGTTGGCGGGCAATATCGCCGCAATATGTAG
- a CDS encoding TetR/AcrR family transcriptional regulator — protein sequence MKKREVIASVKDEKLVKKRRNQMIKGAISLFKQKGFHQTTTREIAKASGFSIGTLYEYIRKKEDILYLVCDRIYDEVRERMEKDIETHHGTIESFKLAIARYFRVIDDLQDEVLVMYQEVKSLSKESLPYVLNKEIQMVAMFENILQTCVDNGVFQLTEEEIKLFAHDIFVLGQMWAFRRWALKKLYTLDEYVELQTELLLKGIMKKRSS from the coding sequence ATGAAAAAACGGGAAGTTATCGCGTCCGTCAAAGACGAAAAGCTCGTCAAAAAACGGCGCAACCAAATGATTAAAGGAGCGATTTCCCTTTTCAAACAAAAAGGATTCCACCAGACGACGACAAGGGAAATCGCGAAAGCTTCCGGATTCAGCATCGGAACGCTGTATGAATACATTCGCAAAAAAGAAGACATTCTCTATCTCGTTTGTGACCGCATTTATGATGAAGTGCGCGAACGGATGGAAAAAGATATCGAAACCCACCATGGCACGATCGAAAGCTTCAAATTAGCGATCGCCCGCTATTTTAGAGTCATCGACGATTTGCAAGATGAAGTGCTCGTCATGTATCAAGAAGTGAAGTCGCTCAGCAAAGAATCGCTGCCATATGTGCTCAACAAGGAGATCCAAATGGTTGCGATGTTTGAAAATATTTTGCAGACATGCGTCGATAACGGCGTGTTCCAGCTGACGGAAGAAGAAATCAAGCTGTTCGCCCATGACATTTTCGTACTGGGACAAATGTGGGCGTTCCGCCGCTGGGCGCTGAAAAAACTATATACGCTTGATGAATATGTTGAATTGCAGACAGAATTGTTGTTAAAGGGGATCATGAAAAAACGGTCATCATGA
- the rpoE gene encoding DNA-directed RNA polymerase subunit delta, whose protein sequence is MSLQQYSQEELREMSFVELASLVLSEKREALSFQQLVNEVAALIGLSEQEVKQRLAQYYTDLNIDGRFICVGENLWGLRVWYPFDQTEDETVMITKPKKKKKALDDYEDYDDIIDDEDIDYDDLDEYDEDDLDLDEDELLDDDEFDLDDDEAFDDELLGDDEFDLGDDALDEDLDIDVPEEDE, encoded by the coding sequence TTGAGTTTGCAGCAATACTCTCAAGAGGAATTGCGAGAAATGTCGTTTGTGGAACTCGCTAGTCTCGTTTTATCCGAAAAAAGGGAAGCGTTATCGTTCCAACAGCTTGTGAATGAAGTTGCTGCGCTAATTGGTTTATCAGAGCAGGAAGTAAAACAGCGGCTTGCTCAATATTATACAGATTTAAATATTGACGGCCGTTTTATTTGTGTTGGAGAAAATCTCTGGGGGCTGCGCGTTTGGTATCCGTTCGATCAAACAGAAGATGAAACGGTAATGATCACGAAGCCGAAGAAGAAGAAAAAAGCGCTTGATGATTATGAGGATTACGATGATATTATCGATGATGAAGATATCGATTATGATGATCTTGACGAATATGATGAAGACGATCTTGATCTTGATGAAGACGAACTTCTCGATGATGACGAATTTGACCTCGACGATGACGAAGCGTTTGATGACGAACTTCTTGGTGACGATGAATTTGACTTAGGGGATGACGCGCTGGACGAAGATTTAGATATAGACGTCCCTGAAGAAGACGAGTAA
- a CDS encoding acyl-CoA dehydrogenase, with amino-acid sequence MNFQLSEEHEMIRKMVREFAEKEVAPTAAERDEEERFDRGIFNKMAELGLTGIPWPEEYGGIGSDYLAYVIAVEELSKVCASTGVTLSAHISLASWPIYKFGTEEQKQKYLRALATGEKLGAYGLSEPGAGSDVASMKTRAVRDGDYYVLNGSKVWITNGGEAEIYVVFAITDPEKRHKGISAFIVEKGTPGFSIGKKEKKLGIRSSPTTELIFEDCRIPKENLLGQEGEGFKIAMMTLDGGRNGIAAQAVGIAQGALDAAIEYAKQRVQFGKPIAEQQGVAFKLADMATAIEAARLLTYQAAWLETNGLPYGKASAMAKLFAGDTAMKVTVDAVQIFGGNGYTKDYPVERFMRDAKITQIYEGTQEIQRLVISRMLTR; translated from the coding sequence ATGAACTTTCAATTAAGCGAAGAACATGAAATGATACGAAAAATGGTGCGCGAGTTTGCCGAAAAAGAAGTGGCGCCGACTGCAGCCGAACGGGACGAAGAAGAACGGTTTGACCGCGGAATTTTTAATAAAATGGCTGAGCTGGGTCTTACGGGAATTCCGTGGCCGGAAGAGTACGGCGGCATCGGCAGCGATTATTTGGCGTATGTCATCGCTGTTGAGGAGCTATCGAAAGTATGTGCATCCACCGGGGTGACGCTTTCCGCCCACATTTCGCTCGCAAGCTGGCCGATCTACAAATTTGGCACGGAAGAACAAAAACAAAAATATTTGCGCGCCCTTGCGACGGGAGAAAAACTTGGCGCGTATGGCCTTTCCGAGCCTGGCGCCGGTTCGGACGTCGCCTCGATGAAAACGAGAGCGGTGCGCGACGGGGACTACTATGTGCTGAACGGTTCGAAAGTATGGATCACCAACGGCGGCGAAGCGGAAATTTATGTTGTCTTTGCCATAACCGATCCAGAGAAGCGTCATAAAGGCATCAGCGCGTTTATCGTCGAAAAAGGCACGCCGGGATTTTCGATCGGGAAGAAAGAGAAAAAACTCGGCATTCGTTCCTCACCGACAACCGAATTAATTTTTGAAGACTGCCGCATTCCGAAAGAAAATTTGCTAGGGCAGGAAGGAGAAGGATTTAAAATCGCGATGATGACGCTGGATGGAGGCCGCAACGGCATTGCGGCGCAAGCGGTCGGCATCGCGCAAGGAGCGCTGGACGCAGCGATTGAATACGCGAAACAGCGGGTGCAATTCGGCAAGCCGATCGCCGAGCAGCAAGGCGTGGCCTTTAAATTGGCGGACATGGCGACGGCGATTGAAGCAGCGCGCCTGCTGACATATCAGGCGGCATGGCTTGAAACAAACGGCCTGCCATACGGCAAAGCGTCGGCAATGGCGAAGCTGTTTGCCGGCGATACGGCGATGAAAGTAACGGTCGATGCCGTGCAAATTTTTGGCGGCAACGGCTACACAAAAGATTATCCGGTTGAACGGTTTATGCGCGATGCAAAAATTACGCAAATTTACGAAGGGACGCAAGAAATTCAACGGCTTGTTATTTCGCGGATGCTAACAAGATAG
- a CDS encoding acyl-CoA dehydrogenase, with protein MNLQFTEEQEMMRKMVQEFAQTEIAPFVEHMEQGEFPRPILNKMAELGLMGITVPEEYGGAGMDFISYIIAIHEISKVSATVGVILSVHTSVGTNPILYFGTEEQKKKYVPKLARGEYLGAFCLTEPGAGSDAKSLKTKAVRQGDYYILNGSKIFITNGGEADTYIVFARTDPNEKGSRGISAFIVEKGTPGFIIGKDEKKMGLHGSRTVQIMFEDAKVPAENLLGEEGQGFKIAMANLDSGRIGIAAQSLGIAEAALEHATAYAKERIQFGKPIAEQQGVAFKLADMATAVEAAKLLVYHAAFLRAQGLRCGKEAAMAKLFASRTAMENAIEAVQIFGGNGYTKDYPVERLFRDAKICEIYEGTSEIQRLVISKYLYQ; from the coding sequence ATGAATTTACAATTTACAGAAGAGCAAGAAATGATGCGGAAGATGGTGCAAGAATTCGCGCAAACGGAAATCGCGCCATTTGTTGAACATATGGAACAGGGCGAATTTCCGCGCCCGATTTTAAATAAAATGGCTGAGCTCGGGCTGATGGGCATTACCGTTCCAGAGGAGTACGGCGGTGCGGGAATGGACTTTATTTCATACATTATCGCCATCCATGAGATTTCGAAAGTAAGCGCAACGGTTGGTGTCATTTTATCGGTGCATACGTCGGTCGGCACCAATCCGATTTTATACTTTGGGACAGAAGAGCAAAAGAAAAAATATGTGCCAAAATTAGCCAGAGGCGAATATTTAGGCGCTTTTTGCCTCACTGAACCAGGCGCTGGGTCGGATGCGAAAAGTTTAAAAACGAAAGCGGTCCGCCAAGGCGATTACTACATTTTAAACGGTTCAAAAATTTTCATCACCAACGGCGGCGAGGCGGATACGTACATCGTTTTTGCCCGCACGGACCCGAACGAAAAAGGCAGCCGCGGCATTTCCGCCTTTATCGTTGAAAAAGGCACACCGGGATTCATCATCGGCAAAGACGAAAAGAAAATGGGGCTGCACGGATCGCGGACCGTGCAAATCATGTTCGAAGACGCGAAAGTGCCGGCGGAAAACTTGCTTGGCGAAGAAGGCCAAGGCTTTAAAATTGCAATGGCCAACCTCGATAGCGGACGCATCGGCATTGCCGCGCAATCGTTAGGCATTGCCGAAGCGGCGTTAGAACATGCGACCGCTTACGCGAAAGAACGCATCCAGTTTGGCAAACCGATCGCCGAACAGCAAGGTGTCGCCTTTAAGCTCGCCGATATGGCGACAGCGGTCGAAGCGGCGAAACTGCTTGTCTATCATGCCGCGTTTTTGCGCGCGCAAGGCCTCCGATGCGGAAAAGAAGCGGCGATGGCGAAATTGTTTGCCTCAAGAACGGCGATGGAAAACGCCATTGAAGCGGTGCAAATTTTCGGTGGCAATGGCTATACGAAAGATTATCCGGTCGAACGGTTGTTCCGCGATGCAAAAATTTGTGAAATTTACGAAGGAACAAGCGAAATTCAACGTCTAGTCATTAGCAAATATTTATATCAATAA